In Azospirillaceae bacterium, a genomic segment contains:
- the thiD gene encoding bifunctional hydroxymethylpyrimidine kinase/phosphomethylpyrimidine kinase, translating to MRGRVLIVAGSDSGGGAGIQADIKTVTALDGYAMTAVAALTAQDTHGVQAVMPVPPDFIALQMRLCLADIGADAVKTGMLASAEIIETVADVLSEVGVPALVVDPVMAAKGGQRLLEDRALSVAIERLLPITTLLTPNTVEATALTGLEIHSLDDMRRAADRLLDFGAHAVLVKGGHRAGPVVTDLLVTPGGEHTYSAPRFDSVHTHGTGCTLASAIACGLAQGLDVPAAVARAHAYVQEAIRTAPGYGHGHGPLNHAHTVRPFP from the coding sequence ATGCGCGGCCGCGTCCTGATCGTCGCCGGGTCCGACAGTGGCGGTGGCGCCGGCATCCAGGCGGACATCAAGACGGTGACGGCGCTGGACGGCTACGCCATGACGGCGGTGGCCGCGCTGACGGCGCAGGACACCCACGGCGTCCAAGCGGTGATGCCGGTACCACCGGACTTCATCGCCCTGCAGATGCGCCTGTGCCTGGCCGACATCGGCGCCGACGCGGTCAAGACCGGCATGCTGGCGTCGGCCGAGATCATCGAGACGGTGGCCGATGTCCTGAGCGAGGTGGGGGTGCCGGCCCTGGTGGTCGACCCGGTCATGGCCGCCAAGGGCGGGCAACGCCTGCTGGAGGACCGGGCCTTGTCGGTCGCCATTGAGCGACTGCTGCCCATCACCACCCTGCTGACCCCCAACACGGTGGAGGCCACGGCCCTGACCGGCCTGGAAATCCACAGCCTGGACGACATGCGCCGGGCCGCCGACCGTCTGCTGGACTTCGGCGCCCACGCCGTCCTGGTGAAGGGCGGCCATCGCGCCGGCCCGGTGGTGACCGACCTGCTGGTGACCCCGGGTGGGGAACACACTTACAGCGCGCCGCGTTTTGACAGCGTGCACACCCACGGCACCGGCTGCACCCTGGCCTCGGCCATCGCCTGCGGCCTGGCCCAGGGGCTGGACGTTCCCGCCGCGGTGGCCCGGGCGCATGCCTATGTTCAGGAGGCCATCCGTACCGCCCCCGGTTATGGCCACGGCCACGGGCCTCTGAACCACGCCCACACGGTCAGGCCGTTTCCCTAA
- a CDS encoding PLP-dependent aminotransferase family protein translates to MTIDAPEASIAMWLPDIATRPGPRYRAIAAALHDDIGSGTLPAGAKLPTHRDLAWRLGVTVGTVTRAYAEAERQGLIGGEVGRGTFVRDLRPAETAPEPLGETPIIDLSVNALAQRPNEDRLRQALVQLAGRNDLSALMNYPPVNGTHRHRQAGAAWISQTTGMMVDTDRLLPTAGGQNAMHLALAAVTRPGDSLLVERLSYPSVKPLAALLDLRLVPVAMDGEGLMPDALEQAARAHGAHALYCMPRLHNPTTVSQGPGRRRAVMDVCRRAGILVVEDDVYGFLATEDGFAPLAALDPDRVLYLTSLSKSLMPGLRTGFLLCPAPLMDRVRTLLRATLLGVNPLGVELAAEFVLSGAAEEACAQRRTLVAERQALARRVLTAAGSDPACPHLWLPLPEPWRREDFTRALLGRGVRVTPADAFAVARGDTPHAVRICIGGQERPEVLEQGLRVIANLLAEPGAMGEALV, encoded by the coding sequence ATGACAATAGATGCCCCAGAGGCCAGCATCGCCATGTGGTTGCCCGATATCGCCACCCGTCCCGGCCCCCGCTATCGCGCCATCGCCGCAGCATTGCATGACGACATCGGCAGCGGCACCCTGCCCGCCGGCGCCAAGCTGCCCACCCACCGGGACCTGGCCTGGCGCCTGGGCGTCACCGTCGGCACCGTCACCCGCGCCTATGCCGAGGCCGAACGCCAGGGCCTGATCGGGGGGGAGGTCGGGCGCGGCACCTTCGTGCGCGACCTGCGGCCGGCGGAAACGGCGCCGGAGCCCCTGGGCGAGACGCCAATCATCGACCTGTCGGTCAACGCCCTGGCGCAACGCCCCAATGAGGATCGCCTGCGCCAGGCCCTGGTGCAACTGGCCGGCCGCAACGACCTGTCGGCGCTGATGAATTATCCGCCCGTCAACGGCACCCATCGTCACCGCCAGGCGGGTGCGGCCTGGATCAGCCAGACCACCGGCATGATGGTGGATACCGACCGGCTGCTGCCCACGGCGGGCGGCCAGAACGCCATGCACCTGGCCCTGGCCGCCGTCACCCGCCCCGGCGACAGCCTGCTGGTGGAGCGCCTGTCCTACCCGTCGGTGAAGCCCCTGGCGGCCCTGCTGGACCTACGGCTGGTGCCGGTGGCCATGGACGGCGAAGGCCTGATGCCGGACGCGCTGGAACAGGCGGCCCGTGCCCACGGCGCCCACGCCCTCTACTGCATGCCCCGGCTGCACAACCCCACCACCGTCAGCCAGGGCCCGGGCCGGCGCCGGGCGGTGATGGATGTCTGCCGTCGCGCCGGCATCCTGGTGGTGGAGGACGACGTCTATGGCTTCCTGGCGACGGAGGATGGGTTCGCACCGCTGGCAGCCCTGGATCCCGACCGGGTGCTATACCTGACCAGCCTGTCGAAAAGCCTGATGCCGGGCCTGCGGACCGGCTTCCTGCTGTGCCCCGCCCCCCTGATGGACCGGGTGCGCACCTTGCTGCGCGCCACGCTGCTGGGCGTCAACCCGCTGGGCGTGGAGTTGGCGGCGGAATTCGTGTTGTCGGGTGCCGCCGAGGAGGCCTGCGCCCAGCGCCGCACCCTGGTGGCCGAGCGCCAGGCCCTGGCGCGCCGCGTGCTGACCGCCGCCGGTTCCGATCCCGCCTGCCCGCACCTGTGGCTACCCTTGCCGGAGCCGTGGCGGCGGGAGGATTTTACCCGCGCCCTGCTGGGCCGGGGCGTGCGTGTCACCCCCGCCGATGCCTTCGCCGTGGCGCGCGGCGACACGCCCCACGCCGTGCGGATCTGCATCGGCGGGCAGGAGCGGCCGGAGGTGCTGGAACAAGGCTTGCGGGTCATCGCCAACCTGCTGGCGGAGCCTGGAGCGATGGGCGAGGCTCTGGTTTGA
- a CDS encoding PhzF family phenazine biosynthesis protein, which yields MRLPIYQIDAFTDRVFGGNPAAVVPLDAWLPDATLQAIAAENNLSETAFFVPPGPGDDGAWGLRWFTPLVEVDLCGHATLATAHLMMNVLHPGTARVVFRTQKAGLLTVTRETEGAERLVLDFPARPPQAPDTVHAGLVTALGGPRPTAILASRDYLVVYEDAATVRALAPDMAGLAGIDRFAVIATAPGDEPGVDFVSRFFAPAEGVPEDPVTGSAHCTLIPYWAGRLGIDRLTARQVSARGGALACRLDGDRVHIGGHAVLYLEGHITV from the coding sequence ATGCGCCTGCCGATCTATCAGATCGATGCCTTCACCGACCGCGTCTTCGGCGGCAACCCCGCCGCCGTGGTGCCGCTGGACGCCTGGCTGCCGGACGCGACGCTGCAGGCCATCGCGGCGGAGAACAACCTGTCGGAAACCGCCTTTTTCGTGCCGCCGGGGCCGGGCGATGACGGTGCCTGGGGCCTGCGCTGGTTCACGCCCCTGGTTGAGGTGGACCTCTGCGGTCACGCCACCCTGGCCACCGCCCACCTGATGATGAACGTCCTGCATCCGGGGACGGCGCGGGTGGTGTTCCGCACGCAGAAAGCCGGCCTGCTGACCGTGACGCGGGAGACCGAGGGGGCGGAGCGCCTGGTCCTGGATTTCCCCGCCCGGCCGCCGCAGGCGCCGGACACCGTGCATGCCGGCCTGGTGACGGCGTTGGGCGGGCCGCGACCGACGGCCATCCTGGCGTCCCGCGACTATCTGGTGGTGTATGAGGACGCGGCCACGGTGCGGGCCCTGGCGCCCGACATGGCGGGGTTGGCGGGCATCGACCGTTTCGCCGTCATCGCCACGGCGCCCGGGGATGAGCCGGGCGTGGATTTCGTCTCACGCTTCTTCGCGCCGGCCGAAGGCGTTCCGGAGGATCCGGTGACCGGCTCCGCCCACTGCACCCTGATTCCCTATTGGGCGGGGCGCCTGGGCATCGACCGGCTGACGGCGCGCCAGGTGTCGGCGCGTGGCGGCGCCCTGGCCTGCCGCCTGGATGGCGACCGCGTGCATATCGGTGGCCACGCCGTGCTGTACCTGGAGGGGCACATCACCGTCTGA
- the serA gene encoding phosphoglycerate dehydrogenase has translation MPKVLISDSLSPRAVEIFKERGVEVDVITGLKPDELKAIIGKYDGLAIRSSTKVTKEVLAVATNLKVVGRAGIGVDNVDVPAATASGVVVMNTPFGNSITTAEHAIAMMFALAREIPAANTSTHAGKWEKNRFMGVELYGKVLGVIGCGNIGSIVADRALGLKMRVVAFDPFLSAERAQDLGVEKVELDELLRRADFITLHTPLTDATRNVLDAKALAKTKPGVRIINCARGGLIVEADLKAALDSGHVAGAALDVFAEEPAKESILFGNEKVICTPHLGASTTEAQENVALQVAEQMSDFLVTGAVVNALNMPSVSAEDAPKLKPYMKLAEQLGGFAGQITETGLKSVTVEYEGQVADLNTRPLTAIVLMGLLSPLLASVNMVNAPVIARERDIKVAETKRDDAADYQTLIRVVVQTERATRTVAGTLFGGEKPRIVQIEEVPIEAELSQHMLFIRNEDKPGFIGKLGTTLGDAGVNIATFHLGRTEAGANAIALVSVDLEVGEGLLERIQGLPSVVRAKALRFSA, from the coding sequence ATGCCCAAGGTTCTCATTTCGGACAGCCTGAGCCCCCGCGCCGTCGAAATCTTCAAGGAACGCGGCGTCGAGGTCGATGTGATCACCGGCCTGAAGCCGGATGAGCTGAAGGCCATCATCGGCAAGTACGATGGCTTGGCCATCCGCTCGTCCACCAAGGTCACCAAGGAAGTGCTGGCGGTCGCCACCAACCTGAAGGTGGTCGGCCGCGCCGGCATCGGCGTCGACAACGTGGACGTGCCCGCCGCCACCGCCAGCGGCGTGGTGGTCATGAACACCCCCTTCGGCAACTCCATCACCACCGCCGAACACGCCATCGCCATGATGTTCGCGCTGGCCCGTGAAATCCCGGCCGCCAACACCTCCACCCACGCCGGCAAGTGGGAAAAGAACCGCTTCATGGGTGTGGAGCTGTACGGCAAGGTCCTGGGCGTCATCGGCTGCGGCAACATCGGTTCCATCGTCGCCGACCGCGCCTTGGGCCTGAAGATGCGCGTCGTCGCCTTCGATCCCTTCCTCTCGGCCGAACGCGCCCAGGATCTGGGCGTGGAGAAGGTGGAACTGGACGAGCTGCTGCGCCGCGCCGACTTCATCACTCTGCACACGCCGCTGACCGACGCCACCCGCAACGTGCTGGACGCCAAGGCGCTGGCCAAGACCAAGCCAGGCGTGCGCATCATCAACTGCGCCCGCGGCGGCCTGATCGTCGAGGCCGACCTGAAGGCGGCCCTGGACAGCGGCCATGTCGCCGGTGCCGCCCTGGACGTGTTCGCGGAAGAGCCGGCTAAGGAAAGCATCCTGTTCGGTAACGAGAAGGTCATCTGCACCCCGCACCTGGGCGCCTCCACCACGGAAGCGCAGGAGAACGTGGCCCTGCAGGTGGCCGAGCAGATGTCCGACTTCCTGGTCACCGGCGCCGTGGTCAATGCCCTGAACATGCCGTCGGTCTCGGCCGAAGACGCGCCCAAGCTGAAGCCCTACATGAAGCTGGCCGAACAGCTGGGCGGCTTCGCCGGCCAGATCACCGAGACGGGCCTGAAGTCCGTGACGGTGGAGTATGAGGGCCAGGTCGCCGACCTGAACACCCGTCCGCTGACCGCCATTGTCCTGATGGGTCTGCTGTCGCCCCTGCTGGCCTCGGTCAACATGGTCAACGCCCCCGTCATCGCCCGCGAGCGGGACATCAAGGTGGCGGAGACCAAGCGCGACGATGCCGCCGACTACCAGACCCTGATCCGCGTCGTGGTGCAGACGGAGCGGGCCACCCGCACCGTGGCCGGCACCCTGTTCGGCGGTGAGAAGCCCCGTATCGTCCAGATCGAGGAAGTGCCGATCGAAGCGGAACTGAGCCAGCACATGCTGTTCATCCGCAACGAGGACAAGCCCGGCTTCATCGGCAAGCTGGGCACCACCCTGGGCGATGCCGGCGTGAACATCGCCACCTTCCACCTGGGTCGCACCGAGGCCGGCGCCAACGCCATCGCGCTGGTGTCCGTGGACCTGGAGGTGGGCGAGGGCCTGCTGGAACGCATCCAGGGCCTGCCCAGCGTGGTCCGCGCCAAGGCGCTGCGCTTCTCCGCCTGA
- the glmM gene encoding phosphoglucosamine mutase, which produces MARKLFGTDGIRGTANTEPMTAETALKVAMAAALQFRRGNHRHLVVIGKDTRLSGYMLEPALTAGFISMGMDVTLVGPMPTPAVAMLTRSLRADMGVMVSASHNPYYDNGIKLFGPDGYKLSDEVEAAIEARMAESFSADLASAKDLGRAQRLDDAIGRYIEQAKATFPRGLRLDGLRIVVDCAHGAAYKVAPKVLWELGADVIPVAVAPDGFNINKDCGATAPKAMRDAVVAHGAHLGIALDGDADRLILADETGAQIDGDQVMALIGNANADAGTLRGGGVVATVMSNLGLELYLKDRGLGLARTPVGDRYVVEHMREHGYNVGGEQSGHIVLSDHGTTGDGLVAALQVLAVIQQSGRPASEVLRVFQALPQVLKNVRFDPAGGATPLAAGSVKDAIREGEARLGATGRVLIRKSGTEPLIRVMAEGDDQGLVTAVVDDIVAAIKDVAPAPAAKVAE; this is translated from the coding sequence ATGGCGCGTAAACTCTTCGGTACCGACGGCATTCGCGGCACGGCCAATACCGAGCCCATGACGGCGGAAACGGCCTTGAAGGTGGCGATGGCCGCCGCCTTGCAGTTCCGCCGCGGCAACCATCGCCATCTGGTGGTCATCGGCAAGGACACGCGCCTGTCGGGGTACATGCTGGAACCGGCGCTGACCGCCGGCTTCATCTCCATGGGCATGGACGTCACCCTGGTGGGCCCCATGCCCACGCCGGCGGTGGCCATGCTGACCCGGTCCCTGCGCGCCGACATGGGGGTGATGGTCTCCGCCTCGCACAACCCCTATTACGACAATGGCATCAAGCTGTTCGGGCCGGACGGCTACAAGCTGTCGGATGAGGTGGAGGCCGCCATCGAGGCGCGCATGGCGGAAAGCTTCAGCGCCGACCTCGCCAGCGCCAAGGATCTGGGCCGGGCCCAGCGCCTGGACGACGCCATCGGCCGTTATATCGAACAGGCCAAGGCCACCTTCCCGCGCGGCCTGCGCCTGGATGGGCTGAGGATCGTGGTCGATTGCGCCCATGGTGCGGCCTACAAGGTGGCACCCAAGGTGCTGTGGGAACTGGGGGCCGATGTCATCCCGGTGGCGGTGGCGCCCGACGGCTTCAACATCAACAAGGATTGCGGCGCCACCGCGCCCAAGGCCATGCGCGACGCCGTGGTGGCCCACGGCGCCCATCTGGGTATCGCGCTGGACGGTGACGCTGACCGCCTGATCCTGGCGGATGAGACCGGCGCCCAGATCGATGGCGACCAGGTCATGGCCCTGATCGGCAATGCCAACGCCGACGCCGGCACCCTGCGTGGCGGCGGGGTGGTGGCCACCGTCATGTCCAATTTGGGCCTGGAACTGTACCTGAAGGACCGGGGCCTCGGTCTGGCCCGCACGCCGGTGGGCGACCGCTACGTCGTGGAGCATATGCGCGAGCATGGCTACAACGTCGGGGGGGAGCAGTCCGGCCACATCGTGCTGTCCGACCATGGCACCACCGGCGATGGCCTGGTGGCCGCCTTGCAGGTCCTGGCCGTCATCCAGCAATCGGGCCGGCCGGCGTCGGAGGTCCTGCGGGTCTTCCAGGCGCTGCCCCAGGTGCTGAAGAACGTGCGCTTCGATCCGGCGGGCGGTGCCACCCCCCTGGCCGCCGGCAGCGTGAAGGACGCCATCCGCGAGGGTGAGGCCCGACTGGGCGCCACCGGCCGCGTGCTGATCCGCAAGTCGGGCACTGAGCCGCTGATCCGCGTCATGGCGGAGGGCGATGACCAGGGCCTGGTGACGGCGGTGGTGGACGACATCGTGGCCGCCATCAAGGACGTTGCCCCGGCACCGGCCGCCAAGGTCGCGGAATAA
- a CDS encoding phosphoserine transaminase translates to MTVPPKPESRPSNPNFSSGPCAKRPGWTLDALKGALVGRSHRSKPGKAKLQEVIDRSRALLNIPADYRIGIVPASDTGAVEMALWSLLGARGVDMVAWESFGKDWVTDVVKQLKLADARTFTAGYGKLPDLAQVDFKNDVVFTWNGTTSGVRVPNGDWIADDREGLTICDATSAAFAMDLPWDKLDVVTWSWQKVLGGEAAHGMLVLSPRAVARLESYKPAWPLPKIFRMTKDGKIVEGIFKGETINTPSMLAVEDALDGLRWAESVGGLKGLIERSEANLAAVADWADAGTTAAFLADVPATRSCTSICLKFADPKLATQTPEVQAEVAKKVASLLEKEGVALDAGAYRDAPPGLRIWGGATIERSDIQALLPWIDWAYATVAAELVA, encoded by the coding sequence ATGACCGTACCGCCGAAGCCCGAGAGCCGGCCGTCGAATCCTAATTTTTCTTCTGGTCCCTGCGCCAAGCGTCCCGGATGGACGCTGGATGCCTTGAAGGGCGCCCTGGTGGGCCGCTCGCACCGGTCCAAGCCCGGCAAGGCCAAGCTGCAAGAGGTCATTGATCGCAGCCGCGCCCTTCTGAACATCCCGGCCGACTACCGCATCGGCATCGTCCCCGCTTCCGACACCGGTGCCGTTGAAATGGCCCTGTGGTCGCTGCTGGGCGCCCGCGGTGTCGACATGGTCGCCTGGGAAAGCTTCGGCAAGGATTGGGTGACCGACGTCGTGAAGCAGCTGAAGCTGGCCGACGCCCGCACCTTCACCGCCGGCTACGGCAAGCTGCCGGACCTGGCGCAGGTCGATTTCAAGAACGACGTGGTCTTCACCTGGAACGGCACCACCTCCGGTGTGCGCGTGCCCAACGGTGACTGGATCGCGGATGATCGCGAAGGCCTGACCATCTGCGACGCCACCTCCGCTGCGTTCGCCATGGACCTGCCGTGGGACAAGCTGGATGTGGTCACCTGGTCCTGGCAGAAGGTGCTGGGCGGTGAGGCCGCGCACGGCATGCTGGTGCTCAGCCCCCGCGCCGTCGCCCGCCTGGAAAGCTACAAGCCGGCCTGGCCGCTGCCCAAGATTTTCCGCATGACCAAGGACGGCAAGATCGTCGAAGGCATCTTCAAGGGTGAGACCATCAACACCCCGTCGATGCTGGCGGTCGAGGACGCCCTGGACGGCCTGCGCTGGGCCGAATCCGTGGGCGGCCTGAAGGGCCTGATCGAACGGTCCGAGGCCAACCTGGCGGCCGTGGCCGACTGGGCGGATGCCGGCACCACCGCGGCCTTCCTGGCCGACGTGCCCGCCACCCGGTCCTGCACCTCCATCTGCCTGAAGTTCGCCGATCCCAAGTTGGCGACCCAGACGCCGGAAGTGCAGGCGGAAGTGGCCAAGAAGGTCGCTTCCCTGCTGGAAAAGGAAGGCGTGGCGCTGGACGCCGGCGCCTACCGCGACGCCCCCCCGGGCCTGCGTATCTGGGGCGGCGCCACGATCGAGCGGTCCGACATCCAGGCGCTGCTGCCCTGGATCGACTGGGCCTACGCCACGGTCGCGGCCGAACTGGTCGCCTGA